DNA from Leucobacter aridicollis:
GTTCCAGCTCCCCTTCAACTCGATCAGCGCTCGGCTGTTGGTCGGCGCGAGCTCGTCAAGGAAAGCCTCGAGCGTCGGCACGCGCTCGCCAGCGAAGGCCCCGTCGAACCAGGATCCCGCGTCGAGCCCCTGGATCTGGGCGAGCGTGAGGTTCGCGACGGGGCCGGTTCCGGTCGTCGTGCGATCGACTGTCGGATCGTGCATGAGCACCGGCACCCCGTCGGCGGTGAGGTGCAGATCGGCCTCGACGAAGTCGACGCCCTGGTCGAACGCGATCCGCATCGCCGCCAGCGTATTCTCGGGCGCAAGCGCCGCGGCGCCTCGGTGCGAGATGATGCCAAACTCCTCGACGCGGCTGAGGGCGCCGTGGAGCTGGAGTACGCTCGCGCTCGCCGCGTATGGGTTCGTGCCGAGGCCAGTGACGAGCAGCACGACAAAGATTGCGGCGAGGAGCGCCGTCCGCGCTCCGCGTTGCCTGGCGGGCCCGGTTGGCGCCGGGAACAGGCCGCCCGGGGTGCTGAACATGCGATACACGAGGGGCTCCTGTCTCCGCGCTACGTTGCGCGTGCCACTCACCCTATCGAATCCCGTTACCGTTTTGTGATTTTTCTCCCCCGCGGCGTTGGGGGCGGGTGGCGCAGGCGCCTGGCGCGGGGTCGACACGCCGAGGGCCCGCCACAACAGGTGTCGTGGCGGGCCCTCGGCTGGATCGCTACTCGGCGCGGCTGGGCAGCAGCTCGAGCTCGTTGCCGCCTGGCGCGACATCGATCCGGGCGACATCGCCGTCACGGATCTCGCCGCCCAGGATCCCGCGCGCGAGCCGATCGTCAATTTCGCGCTGCACGAGTCGCCGCAGCGGCCGCGCGCCGTAGATCGGGTCGTAGCCGCGCTCAGCGAGCCAGGCCCTGGCGTCGGGAGTGACCGCGAGCGTGAGACGGCGCTCAGCGAGCCGCTCCTGCAACCGGTCAATCGTGATCTCGACGATCTGCGCGAGCGCGTCGACCGAGAGCGGGTGGAAGATCACCATCTCGTCGAGTCGGTTCACGAACTCTGGCTTGAACGCCCGCCGGACCGTCTCCTGGACCGCCTCGACCTTCTCGGGCCACGCCATCTCGGGATCGACCAGGTACTGGCTGCCGAGGTTCGAGGTGAGGATGAGGATCGTGTTGCGGAAGTCCACGGTGCGCCCCTGGCCGTCGGTGAGGCGGCCGTCATCGAGCACCTGCAGCAGCACGTCGAAGACCTCGGGGTGCGCCTTCTCGACCTCGTCAAGCAGCACGACGGAGTAGGGCCGCCGCCTGACGGCCTCAGTCAGCTGGCCCCCCTGCTCGTACCCAACGTACCCGGGAGGGGCACCGACGAGGCGCGAGACCGAGTGCTTCTCGCCGTATTCACTCATGTCGATCCGCACCATCGCGTGCTCGTCGTCGAAGAGGAATTCCGCGAGCGCCTTCGCGAGCTCGGTCTTACCAACACCCGTCGGCCCGAGGAACAGAAACGAACCGGTCGGCCGGTTGGGATCGGCGATACCAGCGCGCGTCCGGCGGACCGCGTCCGCGACGGCCCGGGCGGCCTCGTCCTGCCCGACCACGCGCTTCGAGAGCTCGTGTTCGAGGGCGAGGAGCTTCTCAGTCTCGCCCTGCATCAGGCGCCCGACCGGGATGCCAGTCCAGGCGGCCACGACCCCCGCGATGTCCTCGTCGGTGACCTGTTCGTTCACCATCCGCGGTTCGCCGTCGGGTCCGGCGGCCCCTTGCAGCTCCGCCCGCTCCGCCTCGGCAAGTTCCTTCTCAATGACGGGGATCTCGCCGTACAGCAGCTTCGAGGCGCGCTCAAGGTTACCCTCGCGCTGGGCGCGCTCTGCGTCCATGCGCTTCTGGTCGAGCTTCTCGCGCAGCTCGCCGACCCGGTTCAGGGTCGCCCGCTCGCGCTCCCACCGCGCCTCAAGCCCGGCAAGCTCGCCCTGCTTCTCTTCGAGGTCGGCGCGGAGCTTTGCGAGGCGCTCCTTCGAAGCCTCGTCCTTCTCCTTCTTCAGCGCGAGCTCCTCAAGCTTCAGGCGATCAACCGCGCGCCGGAGCTCGTCGATCTCGAGTGGCGCCGAGTCGATCTCCATGCGCAGCCGCGAGGCGGCCTCATCGATGAGATCGATCGCCTTGTCGGGCAGCTGCCGAGCGGTGATGTACCGATTCGAGAGCGACGCGGCCGCAACGAGCGCCGAGTCCGCGATGGTCACCTTGTGGTGCGCCTCGTAACGCTCCTTCAGGCCGCGCAGAATCGCAACGGTGTCTTCCACCGAGGGCTCGCCGACGTAGACCTGCTGGAAACGCCGCTCGAGGGCAGCGTCCTTCTCGATGTATTCGCGGTACTCGTCGAGCGTAGTCGCACCGATGAGGCGCAGCTCGCCGCGGGCGAGCATGGGCTTCAGCATCTGCGACGCCGCGACGGATGACTCGCCACCACCCGCACCCATGAGCGTGTGGAGCTCGTCGATGAAGGTGATGATCTGGCCGTCCGACTCCTTGATCTCCGCGAGCACCGCCTTCATGCGCTCCTCAAACTCGCCGCGGTACTTCGCGCCCGCGATGAGGGCGGAGATGTCGAGCGAGATGAGCTCCTTGCCCTTCAGCGACTCGGCGACGTCGCCCGCGACGATGCGCTGAGCGAGCCCCTCGACGACGGCGGTCTTGCCGACGCCGGGTTCGCCGATGAGCACGGGGTTGTTCTTCGTGCGGCGGGTGAGCACCTGGCTGACGCGGCGAATCTCGCTGTCGCGGCCGATAACCGGGTCAAGCTTGCCCGAGCGCGCCACCTCGGTGAGGTTCACGCCAAACTGCTCGAGGGCGCTCTCGTTGCCTTCGCCTTCGGCGGGCTGCCAATTTGCCTGCATGATGTCCTTTCGTGGTGTGCGGCTCGACCGGCAACGATTGCCGATCGGAAAACCTGAGTCGATATGACTCAAGTTTAATCCCTGTCGCCATTTCTCGCCAGTCCGCCACCTGAGACTCTGCTGAGGACTACTCGAGATGGCGCAGGTACCGCTCCGGTGCGGCCATGAACCGGCGCCAGTTGTCGACGATCTCGAGGTCGTCGTACCGCGAGCGGCGCATCCCCCACTCCCCGAGCTCGTAGATGTCGGCCCCTGGCACCGCCGCGAGTACGGGCGAATGCGTCGACAGGATGACCTGGGACCCGCTCGACGCTAGCTCACTCATGCGCGCAAGTAGCCCGAGCGAGTTCGTGAACGAGAGCGCAGACTCAGGCTCGTCAAAGACCCAGAGTCCGCGAATGCGGCCACGCGCGCCCAGATACTCGAGGAAGGACTCGCCGTGGCTCTGGAGGTTGTGTCGCCCCAGCGGCCCCTCGTCCTCCGACTCAATCTCGTGCAGATACTTGAAGTGGCCGTGCATCGTTTCTGCCCGAAGGAAGACCCCCTTTCGTGACGCACCAGCGCCCCGCGCCAGCTGCAGGTGAGACTCGAGCGGCGACTCGCTGGCGAAGGTTGAGTGCCTCGCGTTGTGCGTGCCGCCCTCGGGGTTCAGACCGTACGCCGCAGCGATGGCCTCAACGATCGTGGACTTTCCCGCACCGTTCTCGCCAACAAACACCGTGATGGGACCGAACTCGATTCCAGTCTCGAGGAGTTGCCGAACGGCCGGCACCTGCGCAAACCACGCCTCTGGGTCGACCGGTGCCTCCGGATGCTCCTCGATCCAGCGCAAGGGGAGTGAGTTCAGCGCCACGCGTGCCTCCTTCGTTTCTCGGCTTGCTCCGACCTTACGACGCCCGTCGGACATCGGCGCGGGTGGCACGGTCTGAATGCGCCAGGCCGGCGCTAACTCCTCGGATCTGCAAAAGATCTGCTGGAATCGCCCAGTCCTGGCATTTCTTCCGCCGATTACATTCGGTTCGGGTGTGGGGCGGCAGGACAGACAAGGGGCCTAATGCCAGGCGTGTGGGGCGGAGAAAAGCCCGAGTCGGCGGCCCCTGGGTTTAGGGTGAGTGGGTGACCGAATCCCTCTCAGCCCACCCACACGCGTTCGCCTCAGACAACTGGGCGGGCGTCCACCCCGAGGTCATGGAGGCGATCGCCGCCGCCAATGTCGGGCACGCCGTCGCCTACGGTGGTGACCCGTGGACGGCCGAACTGCAGGAGCACGCCCGCAGGCTGTTTGGGCCCGACGCCGAGATCTTTCCCGTGTTCAACGGCTCGGGCGCCAACGTGCTCGCGCTGCAGTCGGCGATCCCGAGGTGGGGCGCGGTCATCTGCGCCGCGACCGCGCACGTCAACACCGACGAGACGGGCGCCCCGGAGAAGACCGGCGGGCTGAAGCTGCTCCAGGTCGACACCGCCGACGGCAAGCTCACGCCCGAACTCGTGGAGCGCGAGGCGTGGGGATGGGGCTCGCAGCACCGCGCACAGCCGCTCGCCGTCACCATCTCCCAGACCACCGAGTTGGGCACAAGCTATACCCCGGCCGAGATTCGTGCGCTCGCCGACCACGCCCACGAGCGCGGGATGCTGCTCCACATCGACGGATCGCGGATTGGCGCGGCCGCCGCCCACCTCGGCACGAGCCTCGCGGAGATCTCGAGCGAGGCCGGCGCCGACCTGCTGAGCCTTGGGGCGACGAAGAGTGGCGGGCTGGGTGCGGAAGCCGTCGTCCTGCTCCGGCCGGGCACCGGTGCCGGCATCGAGTACCTGCGGAAGATCAACCTGCAGCTTGCCTCCAAGATGCGCTTCGCGTCGGCACAGCTCAACGCGCTCTATGGCGGTGATCTCTGGCTTCGGTCGGCGACCCATTCGAACGCGATGGCAGCGCGCCTCGCCGCGGGCATCGAGCGGTCCGGCGTCGACGGGGTTCGGGTCGCCTTCCCCGTGCAATCAAACGCCGTGTTCGTCGAGCTTCCCGAGGCTGTCGCACAGCGCGCCCAGCAGCGATTCGCGTTCGGCGCCTGGCCGACCCAGCGGGGCCTGTACCGGTTGATGTGCGCCTGGGACACGACCGCGGACGATGTCGACGAGCTGATCGGGCTGCTCGGGGCATAGGTTCTGTCCGGGCCCGGCGCGGGCCTCTTCGATCCTGATCCGGCGGCTGGCGCCTCGCCCTAGATTCCGCCGAATGCGAGCCGCGCGGCGATGACAAGCATGACTGCGGCGACGATGCCGTCGAGGATCTGCCAGGAACGCGGCGTCGCGAAGAACCGCGTGAGGGCCCGAGCACCGTATCCGAGCAGGAAGAACCAGCCGATACTCGCGACCGCGCCGCCGAGGGCGAACCACCACTTCCCCGGGTCGCCCTGGGCGTTGCCGATCGACCCCATGAGCACCATTGTGTCCAGGTACACGTGCGGGTTGAGGTACGTGATCGCCAGGCAGGCGAGCACCACGCTCTTCAGCGACCTGGCCTCCCCCGGGCCGCCCGCGACCAGCGCCTCGGGCTTCAGCGAGCGTCGCGCGGCGGACCAGGCGTACCAGAGCAGGAACGCCACGCCGCCCCAGCGCACGATCTCAAGCACGATCGGTGCGCGCTCGACGACGAGGCCGATGCCTGCGATGCCCAGGGTCTCGAGCAGCGCATCAGTCAGCCCGCAGATGAGCACGACGGGGAGCACGTGCTCCCGCCGGATCCCCTGCCGCAGCACGAACGCGTTCTGCGCGCCAATCGCCACGATGAGAGAAAGCCCGCTGCCGATGCCTGTAAGAAAGGGAAGGATCACGTAGACGACGCTAGGGCTTCTGACAGGCGACTCGCCAGTTCAGAGCAGTGAAAGATTCTGAAGTTACATTAGCGTTGCTTAATATAGACGCGTGGACTTGCCGATCGAACACCTCCGTACCCTCGCCGCCATCATCGACGAGGGCTCCCTCGAGGGCGCAGCTCGCTCACTGCACGTCTCCCCTTCGGCGATCAGCCAGCGCGTCCGAAGCATGGAGGAGCGCGTCGGCACGGTGGTGCTGTTGCGCACGCGGCCGGTCACCGCAACCGCCGCCGGCGCGACGCTACTGCGGGCCGCCAGGCAGGTCTCGCGCGTCATCGACGACGCGGCGACTGAGCTCGGCGAGGGGAGCGCGGCCGGTTCGCTCGTCAAGCTCGTCATCAACGCGGATTCGCTCGCGACATGGTTCGTGCCAGCGCTCGCCAAGGCTGCCGCCGCAACTGGCGCCCGGTTTGAGGTGCTCCGCGCCGACGAGACCGTCTCGACCGAGAAGCTTCGCAGCGGCGAGGTGATGGCTGCGCTCACCTCGACGGCCGAAGCCGTGCCCGGCTGCGTCTCCGAGCTCATCGGCGTCGACAAGTACCACGCGGTCGCATCGCCTGGCTTCGTCGCGGCGCACTTCCCCGACGGCCTCACGGCGGCGGCACTCGGCCGAGCCCCGATGGTCGAGTTCGATCGGCACGACATGTTCCAGCAGCGGTTCCTGGTGAACCTCGGCCACGGCACACGCACCCCGCCGCGCCACTACGTGCCCTCTTCCGCGGAGTTTGCGACCGCCGTCGAGCTTGGCATGGGGTGGGGAATGCTGCCGCGCCTCCAGTGCGCCCCGCTCCTCGCATCCGGGGCGCTCGTCGAGCTTGCGCCTGCTGAGCCCCTCGACCTTCCGCTGTACTGGCAGCGCTGGAACCTCAGGTCGCCCGTGCTCGACGAGCTCTCGGCAATCATTGCCGAGGAGGCCAAACGCGCGCTGAGCTTCGCAGGGCCGGAATACAGCTAGCACCTCGGGCGTTCATTCAATCTGGCGAGGGAATACCCTCGCGATTCGTTTCACCCAGGAGATTCATGTCTGCGAAGCACGCAACAACAAGCGCACCGATTCTGAGCACCCTCACGGAGCGTTGGAGCCCCCGCGCGTTCGATAGCGATCACTCGCTGCCCGAGAACGCACTGCTGAGCGCGTTCGAGGCCGCCCGGTGGTCGCCGAGCGCGAGCAACACTCAGCCCTGGCGCTTCATCGTTGCGCGCCGCGGCAGCGAGTCCTTCGCAAAGATTGAGGCGACCCTCGCCGGCTTCAACTCGGTCTGGGCCGGTGCGGCCTCGGCGCTCGTGGTGAACCTCGCAGTCGTCAAGAACGAGGCGGGCGAGCCGCAGCGTTGGGCGGAGTACGACCTCGGCCAGGCCGTCGCGCACCTCTCCGTGCAGGCACACAGCGAGGGCCTCTACGTGCACCAGATGGGCGGCTTTGACGCCGAGAAGATCAGCGAGGCGTTCGGCCTCGGCGATGAGCTGCGCGCCGTGTCCGTGATGACGATCGGCAAGCTGGGCCTCCCGGACCAGCTCGCCGAACCGCTGAAGGAGCGTGAGCTCGCACCCCGCTCGCGCCTCGAGGTCGACGACATCATCGTCGTCAACGACTAACTCCTGACGCGACGACGCCCCGGGCGGGGCCGGACCACCTACTCGGTGGTTTCGGCCTCGTAGCCCTCGCCGTCGAGCCGCAGCGCACGCACGAGATCTGCCGCGTGCACCGTCGAGACGATGACACGTGAGAACGTGTCGAACTCCCCAACCCAGCCGCGGTTCTCGTCGGCGCCCTCGGGCACATCGAGATCGATAACGACGGCCTCACGCCCGCGCCTGGCGAGCAAGAAGTCGCGGCCACCGCGCGTGCGCCACGTCCCGTAGGCAAACCCGCGCGGGAGCCCGGCACCCGGTGAACGAATTCCGCGGATCCACACCCAGGGGTCTCCCGTGATGACGGCGGATCGGATCGCGGCGCGATCAAGCACCACGTCGCGCTTGCGCAATGCAACGGTCTTCTCGGCAGTGGTGAGCCGAATGACGACGCGATCGGCGTGAACCTCAATGCGCGCCATGGCTAGTCCAGCATGTCGCTGTGATCGATTGCGGACTCGACGGCCTCGATGATCGCGTCGACCTCGGCCTGACGGTCTCCGCCGGCACCGGCGAGTTCAAGCTCTTCGGCGGCCGCGACCGTGCTCTCGCCGACGCAGACGACGAGCGTGTCCGCGGGAAGCTGCGGGAACTGCTTGCGGACTTCTTCGGCGATCTTCGCGGAGGCGACCAGGATCGCGTTGATGCGCCCCGAGTCAATATCCTCGCGGATGTGCACCGATGCCGGAACACCAATGGTGCGAAACGCGAGTACCTGGGTCACGTCGTGGCCGCGCTCGATGAGCCCGGTGGTCAGCACTGGGGTGGCGACATCGGATCGGAGGGTGAGCACACGCAGCACCTCGCCCGAATCGATCTCGGTCCACTCCTTCAGCAGCTGAAAGGTCGTGTTGTTGTCTTCGTCCGGTGTCAGTGTGACCGGGTAGCCGGCCTCCCGGAACGCCACGGCCGTGGCCTCTCCGACGATCGCAACCTTCGTTCGCTCGTGGAACGTTGCATTGTGGTGCTTGAGTACGTCGGCAACGGTCGCACTCGTCGCCGTCATCCAATCGAACTCACCGGCTTCGAGGTCCTTCAGGGCCTCAACAAGCTTGTCTTCCTCGCTGGTATGCGAGAAATCCACGAGCGGGGCGATAACAGTCTGGGCCCCGCGATCGCGCAGCGCCTGCGAGACGAGGTCACCCCAGATCCCACCGCGTGGTACAAGCACACGGAGGCCGCCGAGCAGCTTAGCCTGATCCGACATACACCCCACATCACTCGAAACGAACAAAGCCGCGCACTGGCGACTTCTCAAAAATACGACCCTGAAAGAGCCGTGTGTTCACCTATTCTCGCTCTGCGCCGGGCAAGACGCAAAACCGAGGGCCTCTTCTCCCCGATTGCAACCGAGCTGTTACGCACTGCCCCGCCACATCGGGTAGGCCGCACACCGCCGCGCGGTGGCAGCTACGCCCGGAAGTTGCGCCCGGCTCGCTTCGCGATCGCCCACACGATGACGCCGGCCGTTGCAGCGACGGCCACCACTCCCGCGACAAAGACGAGTGGCCGCTCCGTGCGCTCTTCACGAATGCGTAGCCCAACGCGCTGGGTCGCATCGTCGATGCGCTTCGCGTAGTTCAGGCGGTCGCTGAGCTGTCCGAGCGTGTCATAGAGCTCGGCACGAGCAGCGTCTGCCTCAGCAATGCCGAGCTGCTTGCGGTCCTGCGAATTCATCGCTGACCTCCCTGTGTGTGCGCGCCGTACGTGGGGTCCGTGGTCTGCCCTGGCTTGGTGTCCGCGTTGAAGCGCACCTCAGCCAGCGCGGTCACGTCGTTTCCGACGCGGTCGAGGGTCTGCTCGGGAACCGGGTTCCCTCGCTGGATGAGCTTGTACCCCGCGAAGAGCGCCGCTGCGGCGAGCAGGAGCAGCGCGGCGGCAACGACGAGGGCGGCAAGCCACCAGGGCCAGACCAGCGCGAGCGCGGCGATCGCCGCGATCACGAGTGCCTGCAGCATGAAGAAGACAAAGAAGAGCGCAACGACGACGCCGGCGGCTCCGATGCCGGCTTTCTTCGCGGCGCCAATCGCTTCCTGCTTCGCATTGTTGTACTCGATCTTTGCGAGCGAGACGATCTGCTGCGGCAGGCGGGCTAGCAGCTCGAAAGTGCCAGCCTCATCGCGCTTGCGGCTCATGCCGACGTCTCCCCCTGCGCGTCGACTGTGCGCGGCGTCGACGGCTGAGTCGAGTCCGCGTCGCGCTGTGGCTGGGTGGCGGCGACGAACGCGGACTTCGCGGCGCGCGAGGCCGCGGCCTTCACGCTCTGGACCTGGTCATTGACCGATCCCTTCACGGCGGTCACGCCCTGCTGCACCAGCGGCGTCTCCCAAACGGCGATCGCCCCGCGCTTGATCTGCTCGTAGCGCGCTCGGCCCGCGCGGGTGCCCAACACGTATCCGACTGCGGCTCCCAGAACGAAACCTACTTTGCCTCTCATGCACTGCCTCCCGAGCGTCGTGTTCCCAGCCTACTCGTCACAGCCAGGGCCCAATACATTCCTCTTTCGAGATATACAGCCTACGCTGCGAGTCTCTCAA
Protein-coding regions in this window:
- a CDS encoding glycerophosphodiester phosphodiesterase; the encoded protein is MFSTPGGLFPAPTGPARQRGARTALLAAIFVVLLVTGLGTNPYAASASVLQLHGALSRVEEFGIISHRGAAALAPENTLAAMRIAFDQGVDFVEADLHLTADGVPVLMHDPTVDRTTTGTGPVANLTLAQIQGLDAGSWFDGAFAGERVPTLEAFLDELAPTNSRALIELKGSWNDEQVAAAVALLDARYLMDRVAFESFEIDNLERLAVLAPNYARVMLTREWNRPTLELAAALNISAVGARVSVFEADFALVEDARVLGIGTMVYTLNTVKQWKQARSHGIDLVITDDPVSLEQWRHNQSATV
- a CDS encoding ATP-dependent Clp protease ATP-binding subunit, whose product is MQANWQPAEGEGNESALEQFGVNLTEVARSGKLDPVIGRDSEIRRVSQVLTRRTKNNPVLIGEPGVGKTAVVEGLAQRIVAGDVAESLKGKELISLDISALIAGAKYRGEFEERMKAVLAEIKESDGQIITFIDELHTLMGAGGGESSVAASQMLKPMLARGELRLIGATTLDEYREYIEKDAALERRFQQVYVGEPSVEDTVAILRGLKERYEAHHKVTIADSALVAAASLSNRYITARQLPDKAIDLIDEAASRLRMEIDSAPLEIDELRRAVDRLKLEELALKKEKDEASKERLAKLRADLEEKQGELAGLEARWERERATLNRVGELREKLDQKRMDAERAQREGNLERASKLLYGEIPVIEKELAEAERAELQGAAGPDGEPRMVNEQVTDEDIAGVVAAWTGIPVGRLMQGETEKLLALEHELSKRVVGQDEAARAVADAVRRTRAGIADPNRPTGSFLFLGPTGVGKTELAKALAEFLFDDEHAMVRIDMSEYGEKHSVSRLVGAPPGYVGYEQGGQLTEAVRRRPYSVVLLDEVEKAHPEVFDVLLQVLDDGRLTDGQGRTVDFRNTILILTSNLGSQYLVDPEMAWPEKVEAVQETVRRAFKPEFVNRLDEMVIFHPLSVDALAQIVEITIDRLQERLAERRLTLAVTPDARAWLAERGYDPIYGARPLRRLVQREIDDRLARGILGGEIRDGDVARIDVAPGGNELELLPSRAE
- a CDS encoding AAA family ATPase; translated protein: MALNSLPLRWIEEHPEAPVDPEAWFAQVPAVRQLLETGIEFGPITVFVGENGAGKSTIVEAIAAAYGLNPEGGTHNARHSTFASESPLESHLQLARGAGASRKGVFLRAETMHGHFKYLHEIESEDEGPLGRHNLQSHGESFLEYLGARGRIRGLWVFDEPESALSFTNSLGLLARMSELASSGSQVILSTHSPVLAAVPGADIYELGEWGMRRSRYDDLEIVDNWRRFMAAPERYLRHLE
- a CDS encoding threonine aldolase family protein; this translates as MTESLSAHPHAFASDNWAGVHPEVMEAIAAANVGHAVAYGGDPWTAELQEHARRLFGPDAEIFPVFNGSGANVLALQSAIPRWGAVICAATAHVNTDETGAPEKTGGLKLLQVDTADGKLTPELVEREAWGWGSQHRAQPLAVTISQTTELGTSYTPAEIRALADHAHERGMLLHIDGSRIGAAAAHLGTSLAEISSEAGADLLSLGATKSGGLGAEAVVLLRPGTGAGIEYLRKINLQLASKMRFASAQLNALYGGDLWLRSATHSNAMAARLAAGIERSGVDGVRVAFPVQSNAVFVELPEAVAQRAQQRFAFGAWPTQRGLYRLMCAWDTTADDVDELIGLLGA
- a CDS encoding LysE/ArgO family amino acid transporter produces the protein MILPFLTGIGSGLSLIVAIGAQNAFVLRQGIRREHVLPVVLICGLTDALLETLGIAGIGLVVERAPIVLEIVRWGGVAFLLWYAWSAARRSLKPEALVAGGPGEARSLKSVVLACLAITYLNPHVYLDTMVLMGSIGNAQGDPGKWWFALGGAVASIGWFFLLGYGARALTRFFATPRSWQILDGIVAAVMLVIAARLAFGGI
- a CDS encoding LysR family transcriptional regulator ArgP, which translates into the protein MDLPIEHLRTLAAIIDEGSLEGAARSLHVSPSAISQRVRSMEERVGTVVLLRTRPVTATAAGATLLRAARQVSRVIDDAATELGEGSAAGSLVKLVINADSLATWFVPALAKAAAATGARFEVLRADETVSTEKLRSGEVMAALTSTAEAVPGCVSELIGVDKYHAVASPGFVAAHFPDGLTAAALGRAPMVEFDRHDMFQQRFLVNLGHGTRTPPRHYVPSSAEFATAVELGMGWGMLPRLQCAPLLASGALVELAPAEPLDLPLYWQRWNLRSPVLDELSAIIAEEAKRALSFAGPEYS
- a CDS encoding nitroreductase family protein → MSAKHATTSAPILSTLTERWSPRAFDSDHSLPENALLSAFEAARWSPSASNTQPWRFIVARRGSESFAKIEATLAGFNSVWAGAASALVVNLAVVKNEAGEPQRWAEYDLGQAVAHLSVQAHSEGLYVHQMGGFDAEKISEAFGLGDELRAVSVMTIGKLGLPDQLAEPLKERELAPRSRLEVDDIIVVND
- a CDS encoding uroporphyrinogen-III synthase, which gives rise to MSDQAKLLGGLRVLVPRGGIWGDLVSQALRDRGAQTVIAPLVDFSHTSEEDKLVEALKDLEAGEFDWMTATSATVADVLKHHNATFHERTKVAIVGEATAVAFREAGYPVTLTPDEDNNTTFQLLKEWTEIDSGEVLRVLTLRSDVATPVLTTGLIERGHDVTQVLAFRTIGVPASVHIREDIDSGRINAILVASAKIAEEVRKQFPQLPADTLVVCVGESTVAAAEELELAGAGGDRQAEVDAIIEAVESAIDHSDMLD
- a CDS encoding DUF3618 domain-containing protein, with amino-acid sequence MNSQDRKQLGIAEADAARAELYDTLGQLSDRLNYAKRIDDATQRVGLRIREERTERPLVFVAGVVAVAATAGVIVWAIAKRAGRNFRA
- a CDS encoding phage holin family protein, whose protein sequence is MSRKRDEAGTFELLARLPQQIVSLAKIEYNNAKQEAIGAAKKAGIGAAGVVVALFFVFFMLQALVIAAIAALALVWPWWLAALVVAAALLLLAAAALFAGYKLIQRGNPVPEQTLDRVGNDVTALAEVRFNADTKPGQTTDPTYGAHTQGGQR
- a CDS encoding YtxH domain-containing protein, translated to MRGKVGFVLGAAVGYVLGTRAGRARYEQIKRGAIAVWETPLVQQGVTAVKGSVNDQVQSVKAAASRAAKSAFVAATQPQRDADSTQPSTPRTVDAQGETSA